In one Betta splendens chromosome 14, fBetSpl5.4, whole genome shotgun sequence genomic region, the following are encoded:
- the sec24a gene encoding protein transport protein Sec24A isoform X1, with amino-acid sequence MSTAGFNSQNGTGSGQVYANGPSQNPPALQQLPGVGYGMTHQQTYNPMQAKVPAPPGPGLYPFGAHQPVAPVSSYQTGQTLSSYTAPPSQSLLTRPPLGTPPSHTPPQSASPSPGPRLPPAQGTPPPPPVSSNSYYPNPQQQQQQQQQQQQQQQQQPQPQQPPPPPMAQPWQYNTAPPPVGPPTSMTAPPRGPVANHVNPASSLTVPPPPSSAAYVSAPPGQQLRSAAQPSVPGMPPSSLHPYAQPGSAPPPVNPMAPHSYQTGIAPYVGAPPAMKPTPPPTGLPVARATPPPPKADAQCGAALNSVQSPTEPDSQEGDIECPGAVAGNGPPASNSYNHVDNTMAVPPQPGPPGRHLGHYPSLPPGYQNTSAPPNATSTAHPAIQSATQPYTHAAQRYQQPPAGPGPAQLSPSLAAMSLQSSTPEALRVVNLLQERNLLPTGPISAPTPCLPQDLQKINCSPEVFRCTLTSIPQNQSLLSKAKMPLGLLLHPFKDLSDSVLQQLPVVTSSTIVRCRSCRTYINPFVSFLDQRRWKCNLCYRVNDVPEEFMYNPVSRSYGEPHKRPEVQNATIEFIAPSEYMLRPPQPAVYLFVLDVSHNALETGYLNVFCQSLLDNINALPGDSRTKVGFITFDSTIHFYNLQEGLSQPQMLIVSDIEDIFLPTPDSLLVNLNECKELVQDLLKSLPTLFEKTMETQSALGPALQAAFKLLSPTGGRMSVFQTQLPNLGVGALQSREDPNQRASAKDIQHLSPATDFYKKLALDCSGQQVAVDLFLLSARYCDLASLGCISRYSAGSVYYYPSYHHQHNPAQVERFQKDLKRYLTRKIGFEAVMRIRCTKGLSIHTFHGNFFVRSTDLLSLPNVNPDAGFAVQMSIEENLDDMQVVSFQAALLYTSSKGERRIRVHTLCLPVVNSMSDIFAGADVQAIAGLLACMAVDRSVSASLSDARDAMTNAAIDSLMSYRQSVLTIQQPGLLAPACLRLFPLYILALLKQRAFRTGTSTRLDDRVFAMCQLKYQPLVYSMLMIHPALYRVDDLTDEGALNINERTIPQPRVLQLSVEKLSREAAFLMDAGTVMYLWIGRNCNPNFLTQVLGVPSYAAVPDNLYLLPELDTAESQRTRAFIGWLKDQRPFFPSLHVIRDESQLKASFMQNMIEDRTESALSYYEFLLHLQQQISK; translated from the exons ATGTCAACGGCGGGGTTTAACTCCCAGAACGGAACGGGGTCGGGTCAAGTGTATGCTAATG GTCCGTCACAGAATCCACCTGCCCTGCAGCAGCTACCAGGGGTCGGCTATGGCATGACTCACCAACAGACTTACAATCCAATGCAGGCCAAAGTTCCTGCACCCCCTGGCCCTGGACTCTACCCCTTTGGGGCACATCAGCCTGTAGCCCCAGTCAGTTCCTACCAGACTGGCCAAACACTCTCTTCCTATACAGCTCCCCCCAGCCAGTCGCTGCTGACCAGGCCTCCATTGGGAACTCCTCCATCCCATACGCCTCCTCAGTCTGCGAGCCCGAGTCCTGGGCCGAGGCTGCCCCCTGCCCAGGGcacaccgccacctcctcctgtgtcttCAAATAGTTACTACCCGaacccgcagcagcagcagcagcagcagcagcagcagcagcagcagcagcagcagcagccgcagccgcagcagccgccgccaccACCTATGGCCCAACCATGGCAGTACAACACAGCTCCGCCACCAGTGGGGCCACCCACTTCCATGACTGCTCCTCCACGTGGTCCTGTGGCGAATCACGTGAACCCAGCTTCAAGCTTGACGGTGCCGCCACCACCGTCGTCAGCAGCTTACGTTTCTGCACCACCTGGCCAGCAGCTGCGTAGTGCTGCCCAGCCTTCAGTCCCAGGGATGCCCCCCTCTTCTCTGCATCCATACGCCCAGCCAG gctctgctcctccaccagtGAATCCCATGGCTCCTCACTCATACCAAACAGGCATAGCTCCCTATGTAGGAGCCCCCCCAGCCATGAAACCCACACCACCTCCCACAGGGCTCCCAGTGGCCAGAGCCACGCCCCCTCCCCCCAAGGCCGATg CTCAGTGCGGGGCGGCTCTCAACAGCGTTCAGTCCCCCACTGAGCCGGACTCTCAGGAAGGGGATATTGAATGTCCAG GAGCTGTGGCTGGCAACGGCCCACCAGCATCAAACAGCTATAATCATGTTGACAACACAATGG CTGTGCCGCCCCAGCCCGGACCACCCGGTCGCCACTTGGGGCATTACCCGTCCCTCCCCCCTGGGTACCAGAACACCTCTGCTCCTCCGAATGCCACTTCTACAGCGCACCCTGCCATTCAATCTGCCACACAGCCTTACACTCATGCAGCTCAGCGATACCAGCAG CCACCTGCAGGTCCAGGGCCAGCCCAGCTCAGTCCATCTCTGGCAGCCATGAGCCTCCAGTCTAGCACCCCAGAGGCGCTGAGAGTGGtcaacctgctgcaggagaggaaCCTGCTGCCAACAGGTCCCATCTCTGCCCCAACACCCTGCCTGCCCCAGGACCTGCAAAAGATCAACTGCAGCCCAGA AGTTTTCCGTTGTACTCTGACCAGCATCCCTCAGAACCAGTCTCTGCTCAGTAAGGCCAAGATGCCGCTGGGTCTGCTGCTCCACCCCTTCAAAGACCTCTCG GACTCGGTTTTGCAGCAACTTCCCGTGGTTACATCCAGCACCATCGTTAGATGTCGGTCCTGCAGAACCTACATCAACCCCTTTGTCTCGTTCCTGGACCAGAGGAGGTGGAAATGCAACCTGTGCTACCGGGTCAATGATG TTCCAGAAGAGTTCATGTACAACCCAGTCAGCAGATCCTATGGAGAGCCACACAAAAGACCAGAAGTCCAGAACGCTACCATTGAATTCATTGCTCCTTCAGAATACATG TTGAGGCCACCGCAGCCTGCTGTTTACCTCTTTGTTCTGGATGTATCCCACAATGCATTGGAGACAGGCTACCTGAATGTGTTCTGCCAGTCACTGCTGGACAACATCAATGC GCTTCCTGGAGACTCGCGGACAAAGGTGGGCTTCATCACCTTCGACAGCACCATCCACTTCTACAACCTCCAGGAGGGACTCTCGCAGCCGCAGATGCTCATTGTGTCTGACATCgaag ATATCTTTTTACCAACACCAGACAGCCTTCTAGTAAACCTTAATGAATGCAAGGAG CTTGTGCAGGATCTGCTGAAGAGTCTGCCAACTTTATTTGAGAAGACCATGGAGACTCAGTCTGCTTTGGGTCCAGCTCTGCAAGCAGCCTTCAAACTGCTGTCGCCCACCGGGGGGCGCATGTCTGTGTTCCAGACTCAGCTACCCAACCTTGGTGTGGGGGCACTCCAGTCCAGAGAAGACCCCAACCAGCGGGCTTCTGCCAAG GACATCCAGCACTTATCGCCTGCAACAGACTTCTACAAGAAGCTGGCTTTGGACTGCTCTGGGCAGCAGGTGGCTGTCGACCTGTTCCTCCTCAGCGCTCGGTACTGTGACCTGGCTTCGCTTG GCTGTATATCCAGATACTCAGCAGGGAGTGTTTACTACTACCCCTCctaccaccaccagcacaaTCCCGCTCAGGTGGAGCGTTTCCAGAAGGATCTAAAGAGATACTTAACCAGGAAGATTGGCTTTGAAGCTGTCATGAGAATACGCTGCACCAAAG GTCTGTCTATCCACACGTTCCACGGGAACTTCTTTGTGCGCTCCACAGATCTGCTGTCCCTCCCAAATGTGAATCCAGATGCTGGTTTTGCGGTTCAGATGTCCATTGAGGAAAACCTGGATGACATGCAGGTTGTCTCTTTTCAGGCCGCACTGCTTTACACATCTAGCAAAG GAGAAAGGAGGATTCGCGTCCACACCTTGTGCCTCCCAGTGGTTAATTCTATGTCGGATATCTttgctggagctgatgttcaAGCCATTGCTGGGCTTCTGGCCTGTATGG ctgtggaCCGGTCAGTGTCTGCCAGTCTGAGTGACGCCAGAGATGCGATGACCAATGCTGCCATTGACTCCTTGATGTCATACAGACAATCAGTGTTGACCATCCAGCAGCCCGGGTTGCTGGCCCCAGCCTGCCTCAGACTATTCCCTCTGTACATCCTTGCTCTGCTCAAACAG AGAGCGTTCAGGACAGGCACCAGCACCAGGCTGGATGACCGAGTGTTTGCCATGTGTCAGCTGAAGTACCAACCGCTGGTGTACTCCATGCTGATGATCCACCCTGCTCTGTACCGTGTCGACGATCTGACCGATGAG GGAGCTTTGAACATCAATGAGCGAACCATCCCTCAGCCTAGAGTGCTACAGTTGTCTGTGGAGAAGCTCAGCAGGGAGGCAGCTTTCCTCATGGATGCTGGAACG GTGATGTATCTGTGGATTGGAAGAAACTGCAACCCCAACTTCCTAACACAAGTCCTGGGGGTTCCCAGCTATGCTGCCGTGCCTGATAACCTG taTTTGCTCCCAGAGCTGGATACAGCCGAGTCGCAGAGAACCAGGGCCTTCATTGGCTGGCTGAAGGATCAGAGGCCATTCTTCCCCTCTCTGCATGTCATCAG GGACGAGAGCCAGTTGAAGGCCAGCTTTATGCAGAACATGATTGAGGACCGAACGGAGTCGGCCCTCTCGTACTACGAGTTcctgctccatctccaacaGCAAATCTCCAAATAA
- the sec24a gene encoding protein transport protein Sec24A isoform X3, with product MSTAGFNSQNGTGSGQVYANGPSQNPPALQQLPGVGYGMTHQQTYNPMQAKVPAPPGPGLYPFGAHQPVAPVSSYQTGQTLSSYTAPPSQSLLTRPPLGTPPSHTPPQSASPSPGPRLPPAQGTPPPPPVSSNSYYPNPQQQQQQQQQQQQQQQQQPQPQQPPPPPMAQPWQYNTAPPPVGPPTSMTAPPRGPVANHVNPASSLTVPPPPSSAAYVSAPPGQQLRSAAQPSVPGMPPSSLHPYAQPGSAPPPVNPMAPHSYQTGIAPYVGAPPAMKPTPPPTGLPVARATPPPPKADGAVAGNGPPASNSYNHVDNTMAVPPQPGPPGRHLGHYPSLPPGYQNTSAPPNATSTAHPAIQSATQPYTHAAQRYQQPPAGPGPAQLSPSLAAMSLQSSTPEALRVVNLLQERNLLPTGPISAPTPCLPQDLQKINCSPEVFRCTLTSIPQNQSLLSKAKMPLGLLLHPFKDLSDSVLQQLPVVTSSTIVRCRSCRTYINPFVSFLDQRRWKCNLCYRVNDVPEEFMYNPVSRSYGEPHKRPEVQNATIEFIAPSEYMLRPPQPAVYLFVLDVSHNALETGYLNVFCQSLLDNINALPGDSRTKVGFITFDSTIHFYNLQEGLSQPQMLIVSDIEDIFLPTPDSLLVNLNECKELVQDLLKSLPTLFEKTMETQSALGPALQAAFKLLSPTGGRMSVFQTQLPNLGVGALQSREDPNQRASAKDIQHLSPATDFYKKLALDCSGQQVAVDLFLLSARYCDLASLGCISRYSAGSVYYYPSYHHQHNPAQVERFQKDLKRYLTRKIGFEAVMRIRCTKGLSIHTFHGNFFVRSTDLLSLPNVNPDAGFAVQMSIEENLDDMQVVSFQAALLYTSSKGERRIRVHTLCLPVVNSMSDIFAGADVQAIAGLLACMAVDRSVSASLSDARDAMTNAAIDSLMSYRQSVLTIQQPGLLAPACLRLFPLYILALLKQRAFRTGTSTRLDDRVFAMCQLKYQPLVYSMLMIHPALYRVDDLTDEGALNINERTIPQPRVLQLSVEKLSREAAFLMDAGTVMYLWIGRNCNPNFLTQVLGVPSYAAVPDNLYLLPELDTAESQRTRAFIGWLKDQRPFFPSLHVIRDESQLKASFMQNMIEDRTESALSYYEFLLHLQQQISK from the exons ATGTCAACGGCGGGGTTTAACTCCCAGAACGGAACGGGGTCGGGTCAAGTGTATGCTAATG GTCCGTCACAGAATCCACCTGCCCTGCAGCAGCTACCAGGGGTCGGCTATGGCATGACTCACCAACAGACTTACAATCCAATGCAGGCCAAAGTTCCTGCACCCCCTGGCCCTGGACTCTACCCCTTTGGGGCACATCAGCCTGTAGCCCCAGTCAGTTCCTACCAGACTGGCCAAACACTCTCTTCCTATACAGCTCCCCCCAGCCAGTCGCTGCTGACCAGGCCTCCATTGGGAACTCCTCCATCCCATACGCCTCCTCAGTCTGCGAGCCCGAGTCCTGGGCCGAGGCTGCCCCCTGCCCAGGGcacaccgccacctcctcctgtgtcttCAAATAGTTACTACCCGaacccgcagcagcagcagcagcagcagcagcagcagcagcagcagcagcagcagcagccgcagccgcagcagccgccgccaccACCTATGGCCCAACCATGGCAGTACAACACAGCTCCGCCACCAGTGGGGCCACCCACTTCCATGACTGCTCCTCCACGTGGTCCTGTGGCGAATCACGTGAACCCAGCTTCAAGCTTGACGGTGCCGCCACCACCGTCGTCAGCAGCTTACGTTTCTGCACCACCTGGCCAGCAGCTGCGTAGTGCTGCCCAGCCTTCAGTCCCAGGGATGCCCCCCTCTTCTCTGCATCCATACGCCCAGCCAG gctctgctcctccaccagtGAATCCCATGGCTCCTCACTCATACCAAACAGGCATAGCTCCCTATGTAGGAGCCCCCCCAGCCATGAAACCCACACCACCTCCCACAGGGCTCCCAGTGGCCAGAGCCACGCCCCCTCCCCCCAAGGCCGATg GAGCTGTGGCTGGCAACGGCCCACCAGCATCAAACAGCTATAATCATGTTGACAACACAATGG CTGTGCCGCCCCAGCCCGGACCACCCGGTCGCCACTTGGGGCATTACCCGTCCCTCCCCCCTGGGTACCAGAACACCTCTGCTCCTCCGAATGCCACTTCTACAGCGCACCCTGCCATTCAATCTGCCACACAGCCTTACACTCATGCAGCTCAGCGATACCAGCAG CCACCTGCAGGTCCAGGGCCAGCCCAGCTCAGTCCATCTCTGGCAGCCATGAGCCTCCAGTCTAGCACCCCAGAGGCGCTGAGAGTGGtcaacctgctgcaggagaggaaCCTGCTGCCAACAGGTCCCATCTCTGCCCCAACACCCTGCCTGCCCCAGGACCTGCAAAAGATCAACTGCAGCCCAGA AGTTTTCCGTTGTACTCTGACCAGCATCCCTCAGAACCAGTCTCTGCTCAGTAAGGCCAAGATGCCGCTGGGTCTGCTGCTCCACCCCTTCAAAGACCTCTCG GACTCGGTTTTGCAGCAACTTCCCGTGGTTACATCCAGCACCATCGTTAGATGTCGGTCCTGCAGAACCTACATCAACCCCTTTGTCTCGTTCCTGGACCAGAGGAGGTGGAAATGCAACCTGTGCTACCGGGTCAATGATG TTCCAGAAGAGTTCATGTACAACCCAGTCAGCAGATCCTATGGAGAGCCACACAAAAGACCAGAAGTCCAGAACGCTACCATTGAATTCATTGCTCCTTCAGAATACATG TTGAGGCCACCGCAGCCTGCTGTTTACCTCTTTGTTCTGGATGTATCCCACAATGCATTGGAGACAGGCTACCTGAATGTGTTCTGCCAGTCACTGCTGGACAACATCAATGC GCTTCCTGGAGACTCGCGGACAAAGGTGGGCTTCATCACCTTCGACAGCACCATCCACTTCTACAACCTCCAGGAGGGACTCTCGCAGCCGCAGATGCTCATTGTGTCTGACATCgaag ATATCTTTTTACCAACACCAGACAGCCTTCTAGTAAACCTTAATGAATGCAAGGAG CTTGTGCAGGATCTGCTGAAGAGTCTGCCAACTTTATTTGAGAAGACCATGGAGACTCAGTCTGCTTTGGGTCCAGCTCTGCAAGCAGCCTTCAAACTGCTGTCGCCCACCGGGGGGCGCATGTCTGTGTTCCAGACTCAGCTACCCAACCTTGGTGTGGGGGCACTCCAGTCCAGAGAAGACCCCAACCAGCGGGCTTCTGCCAAG GACATCCAGCACTTATCGCCTGCAACAGACTTCTACAAGAAGCTGGCTTTGGACTGCTCTGGGCAGCAGGTGGCTGTCGACCTGTTCCTCCTCAGCGCTCGGTACTGTGACCTGGCTTCGCTTG GCTGTATATCCAGATACTCAGCAGGGAGTGTTTACTACTACCCCTCctaccaccaccagcacaaTCCCGCTCAGGTGGAGCGTTTCCAGAAGGATCTAAAGAGATACTTAACCAGGAAGATTGGCTTTGAAGCTGTCATGAGAATACGCTGCACCAAAG GTCTGTCTATCCACACGTTCCACGGGAACTTCTTTGTGCGCTCCACAGATCTGCTGTCCCTCCCAAATGTGAATCCAGATGCTGGTTTTGCGGTTCAGATGTCCATTGAGGAAAACCTGGATGACATGCAGGTTGTCTCTTTTCAGGCCGCACTGCTTTACACATCTAGCAAAG GAGAAAGGAGGATTCGCGTCCACACCTTGTGCCTCCCAGTGGTTAATTCTATGTCGGATATCTttgctggagctgatgttcaAGCCATTGCTGGGCTTCTGGCCTGTATGG ctgtggaCCGGTCAGTGTCTGCCAGTCTGAGTGACGCCAGAGATGCGATGACCAATGCTGCCATTGACTCCTTGATGTCATACAGACAATCAGTGTTGACCATCCAGCAGCCCGGGTTGCTGGCCCCAGCCTGCCTCAGACTATTCCCTCTGTACATCCTTGCTCTGCTCAAACAG AGAGCGTTCAGGACAGGCACCAGCACCAGGCTGGATGACCGAGTGTTTGCCATGTGTCAGCTGAAGTACCAACCGCTGGTGTACTCCATGCTGATGATCCACCCTGCTCTGTACCGTGTCGACGATCTGACCGATGAG GGAGCTTTGAACATCAATGAGCGAACCATCCCTCAGCCTAGAGTGCTACAGTTGTCTGTGGAGAAGCTCAGCAGGGAGGCAGCTTTCCTCATGGATGCTGGAACG GTGATGTATCTGTGGATTGGAAGAAACTGCAACCCCAACTTCCTAACACAAGTCCTGGGGGTTCCCAGCTATGCTGCCGTGCCTGATAACCTG taTTTGCTCCCAGAGCTGGATACAGCCGAGTCGCAGAGAACCAGGGCCTTCATTGGCTGGCTGAAGGATCAGAGGCCATTCTTCCCCTCTCTGCATGTCATCAG GGACGAGAGCCAGTTGAAGGCCAGCTTTATGCAGAACATGATTGAGGACCGAACGGAGTCGGCCCTCTCGTACTACGAGTTcctgctccatctccaacaGCAAATCTCCAAATAA
- the sec24a gene encoding protein transport protein Sec24A isoform X4 → MTHQQTYNPMQAKVPAPPGPGLYPFGAHQPVAPVSSYQTGQTLSSYTAPPSQSLLTRPPLGTPPSHTPPQSASPSPGPRLPPAQGTPPPPPVSSNSYYPNPQQQQQQQQQQQQQQQQQPQPQQPPPPPMAQPWQYNTAPPPVGPPTSMTAPPRGPVANHVNPASSLTVPPPPSSAAYVSAPPGQQLRSAAQPSVPGMPPSSLHPYAQPGSAPPPVNPMAPHSYQTGIAPYVGAPPAMKPTPPPTGLPVARATPPPPKADAQCGAALNSVQSPTEPDSQEGDIECPGAVAGNGPPASNSYNHVDNTMAVPPQPGPPGRHLGHYPSLPPGYQNTSAPPNATSTAHPAIQSATQPYTHAAQRYQQPPAGPGPAQLSPSLAAMSLQSSTPEALRVVNLLQERNLLPTGPISAPTPCLPQDLQKINCSPEVFRCTLTSIPQNQSLLSKAKMPLGLLLHPFKDLSDSVLQQLPVVTSSTIVRCRSCRTYINPFVSFLDQRRWKCNLCYRVNDVPEEFMYNPVSRSYGEPHKRPEVQNATIEFIAPSEYMLRPPQPAVYLFVLDVSHNALETGYLNVFCQSLLDNINALPGDSRTKVGFITFDSTIHFYNLQEGLSQPQMLIVSDIEDIFLPTPDSLLVNLNECKELVQDLLKSLPTLFEKTMETQSALGPALQAAFKLLSPTGGRMSVFQTQLPNLGVGALQSREDPNQRASAKDIQHLSPATDFYKKLALDCSGQQVAVDLFLLSARYCDLASLGCISRYSAGSVYYYPSYHHQHNPAQVERFQKDLKRYLTRKIGFEAVMRIRCTKGLSIHTFHGNFFVRSTDLLSLPNVNPDAGFAVQMSIEENLDDMQVVSFQAALLYTSSKGERRIRVHTLCLPVVNSMSDIFAGADVQAIAGLLACMAVDRSVSASLSDARDAMTNAAIDSLMSYRQSVLTIQQPGLLAPACLRLFPLYILALLKQRAFRTGTSTRLDDRVFAMCQLKYQPLVYSMLMIHPALYRVDDLTDEGALNINERTIPQPRVLQLSVEKLSREAAFLMDAGTVMYLWIGRNCNPNFLTQVLGVPSYAAVPDNLYLLPELDTAESQRTRAFIGWLKDQRPFFPSLHVIRDESQLKASFMQNMIEDRTESALSYYEFLLHLQQQISK, encoded by the exons ATGACTCACCAACAGACTTACAATCCAATGCAGGCCAAAGTTCCTGCACCCCCTGGCCCTGGACTCTACCCCTTTGGGGCACATCAGCCTGTAGCCCCAGTCAGTTCCTACCAGACTGGCCAAACACTCTCTTCCTATACAGCTCCCCCCAGCCAGTCGCTGCTGACCAGGCCTCCATTGGGAACTCCTCCATCCCATACGCCTCCTCAGTCTGCGAGCCCGAGTCCTGGGCCGAGGCTGCCCCCTGCCCAGGGcacaccgccacctcctcctgtgtcttCAAATAGTTACTACCCGaacccgcagcagcagcagcagcagcagcagcagcagcagcagcagcagcagcagcagccgcagccgcagcagccgccgccaccACCTATGGCCCAACCATGGCAGTACAACACAGCTCCGCCACCAGTGGGGCCACCCACTTCCATGACTGCTCCTCCACGTGGTCCTGTGGCGAATCACGTGAACCCAGCTTCAAGCTTGACGGTGCCGCCACCACCGTCGTCAGCAGCTTACGTTTCTGCACCACCTGGCCAGCAGCTGCGTAGTGCTGCCCAGCCTTCAGTCCCAGGGATGCCCCCCTCTTCTCTGCATCCATACGCCCAGCCAG gctctgctcctccaccagtGAATCCCATGGCTCCTCACTCATACCAAACAGGCATAGCTCCCTATGTAGGAGCCCCCCCAGCCATGAAACCCACACCACCTCCCACAGGGCTCCCAGTGGCCAGAGCCACGCCCCCTCCCCCCAAGGCCGATg CTCAGTGCGGGGCGGCTCTCAACAGCGTTCAGTCCCCCACTGAGCCGGACTCTCAGGAAGGGGATATTGAATGTCCAG GAGCTGTGGCTGGCAACGGCCCACCAGCATCAAACAGCTATAATCATGTTGACAACACAATGG CTGTGCCGCCCCAGCCCGGACCACCCGGTCGCCACTTGGGGCATTACCCGTCCCTCCCCCCTGGGTACCAGAACACCTCTGCTCCTCCGAATGCCACTTCTACAGCGCACCCTGCCATTCAATCTGCCACACAGCCTTACACTCATGCAGCTCAGCGATACCAGCAG CCACCTGCAGGTCCAGGGCCAGCCCAGCTCAGTCCATCTCTGGCAGCCATGAGCCTCCAGTCTAGCACCCCAGAGGCGCTGAGAGTGGtcaacctgctgcaggagaggaaCCTGCTGCCAACAGGTCCCATCTCTGCCCCAACACCCTGCCTGCCCCAGGACCTGCAAAAGATCAACTGCAGCCCAGA AGTTTTCCGTTGTACTCTGACCAGCATCCCTCAGAACCAGTCTCTGCTCAGTAAGGCCAAGATGCCGCTGGGTCTGCTGCTCCACCCCTTCAAAGACCTCTCG GACTCGGTTTTGCAGCAACTTCCCGTGGTTACATCCAGCACCATCGTTAGATGTCGGTCCTGCAGAACCTACATCAACCCCTTTGTCTCGTTCCTGGACCAGAGGAGGTGGAAATGCAACCTGTGCTACCGGGTCAATGATG TTCCAGAAGAGTTCATGTACAACCCAGTCAGCAGATCCTATGGAGAGCCACACAAAAGACCAGAAGTCCAGAACGCTACCATTGAATTCATTGCTCCTTCAGAATACATG TTGAGGCCACCGCAGCCTGCTGTTTACCTCTTTGTTCTGGATGTATCCCACAATGCATTGGAGACAGGCTACCTGAATGTGTTCTGCCAGTCACTGCTGGACAACATCAATGC GCTTCCTGGAGACTCGCGGACAAAGGTGGGCTTCATCACCTTCGACAGCACCATCCACTTCTACAACCTCCAGGAGGGACTCTCGCAGCCGCAGATGCTCATTGTGTCTGACATCgaag ATATCTTTTTACCAACACCAGACAGCCTTCTAGTAAACCTTAATGAATGCAAGGAG CTTGTGCAGGATCTGCTGAAGAGTCTGCCAACTTTATTTGAGAAGACCATGGAGACTCAGTCTGCTTTGGGTCCAGCTCTGCAAGCAGCCTTCAAACTGCTGTCGCCCACCGGGGGGCGCATGTCTGTGTTCCAGACTCAGCTACCCAACCTTGGTGTGGGGGCACTCCAGTCCAGAGAAGACCCCAACCAGCGGGCTTCTGCCAAG GACATCCAGCACTTATCGCCTGCAACAGACTTCTACAAGAAGCTGGCTTTGGACTGCTCTGGGCAGCAGGTGGCTGTCGACCTGTTCCTCCTCAGCGCTCGGTACTGTGACCTGGCTTCGCTTG GCTGTATATCCAGATACTCAGCAGGGAGTGTTTACTACTACCCCTCctaccaccaccagcacaaTCCCGCTCAGGTGGAGCGTTTCCAGAAGGATCTAAAGAGATACTTAACCAGGAAGATTGGCTTTGAAGCTGTCATGAGAATACGCTGCACCAAAG GTCTGTCTATCCACACGTTCCACGGGAACTTCTTTGTGCGCTCCACAGATCTGCTGTCCCTCCCAAATGTGAATCCAGATGCTGGTTTTGCGGTTCAGATGTCCATTGAGGAAAACCTGGATGACATGCAGGTTGTCTCTTTTCAGGCCGCACTGCTTTACACATCTAGCAAAG GAGAAAGGAGGATTCGCGTCCACACCTTGTGCCTCCCAGTGGTTAATTCTATGTCGGATATCTttgctggagctgatgttcaAGCCATTGCTGGGCTTCTGGCCTGTATGG ctgtggaCCGGTCAGTGTCTGCCAGTCTGAGTGACGCCAGAGATGCGATGACCAATGCTGCCATTGACTCCTTGATGTCATACAGACAATCAGTGTTGACCATCCAGCAGCCCGGGTTGCTGGCCCCAGCCTGCCTCAGACTATTCCCTCTGTACATCCTTGCTCTGCTCAAACAG AGAGCGTTCAGGACAGGCACCAGCACCAGGCTGGATGACCGAGTGTTTGCCATGTGTCAGCTGAAGTACCAACCGCTGGTGTACTCCATGCTGATGATCCACCCTGCTCTGTACCGTGTCGACGATCTGACCGATGAG GGAGCTTTGAACATCAATGAGCGAACCATCCCTCAGCCTAGAGTGCTACAGTTGTCTGTGGAGAAGCTCAGCAGGGAGGCAGCTTTCCTCATGGATGCTGGAACG GTGATGTATCTGTGGATTGGAAGAAACTGCAACCCCAACTTCCTAACACAAGTCCTGGGGGTTCCCAGCTATGCTGCCGTGCCTGATAACCTG taTTTGCTCCCAGAGCTGGATACAGCCGAGTCGCAGAGAACCAGGGCCTTCATTGGCTGGCTGAAGGATCAGAGGCCATTCTTCCCCTCTCTGCATGTCATCAG GGACGAGAGCCAGTTGAAGGCCAGCTTTATGCAGAACATGATTGAGGACCGAACGGAGTCGGCCCTCTCGTACTACGAGTTcctgctccatctccaacaGCAAATCTCCAAATAA